The stretch of DNA GCGGCCAGGCCCAACTGGCAACTATTTCAAAGACGGATTTGAGCCAATCTGTCGATATGAGTATGACAACGACTCACAGCATTCTTTTTGTCCTCGTCGACCACTGGCGGAGGTCCCTCAACGCTAATGCTAACAACTGTTTCGCCTCGAAGAATGACGAGGCCTAAGGATCGTTTCATTTCCTGCTCCGGTGCAGATTCCTCTCCGGCCTTTTTCTTCGGTCTGACTCTTCGGAACTCTTCGCAGTCTGCGATGACGAGGTTCATGTGCCTGTCAAATGCCAGCATTTGGCCTACCAGAGAACGACCATCGTTAATCGTAACCTTCAATCTCCAGTTGATCAGGGCGAGCATCTTCCCGCCTTTGGATTTCGGAGGAGGCTATAAAGACATCGGTCTGCAAATACCACATTCCAAGTTGAAGAACTTACCATGGTGGGCGACGCGTTACGAAAATGTAAAGCGCGAGTACGAAAGTTAGATTGATGTTGAAAAACGAAGTATCATGAATCCTTACACGAAAACAACTGTATACAAAGACACGTGCCATTATTCTTCCCTTCAAAACGTTCAACTTTGGCTTGGACTCGAAAGCCTGTATGCATCTTCAATCTTCAGTTGAACTTGTCCCAAATGCTGAGGAGAGTTAAGAGACGTACAGTACGTGTGTTTTATGAGGGCTTTTACCGCTCGTCACGGTCATCGAGGGATAAACAACACCCGCACGACGTGGATTGGTAATTCTGGTTAATTCTGGCAACTCATGACCTCCGCAATTGTCGCCCATGTAACGATGCAGCGGGAAATAACGGAATACGAGCCCCGTCCCGAGTTTATATAACTAACTATCCTAGAACAACTTGACCAGTCAACTTCTATTGATTTGCTCTCATGACGATCACTACTCCTATTCAAACTTCCCTAACCAAATTATTGGGTGAGTAATACGCATGGTGCTTGATAATTACTCAAAGTCATATCTCTAGGCATTAAAACTCCAATTGTGGAGGCTGCAATGGCTGGTGCTAGTGGAGGTTGGCAGACGTCATTGTCACTCACCATCTGTTTCATACTGAACCAAATTTTCATAGGATTACTTGCTGCGCAAGTCAGCCTCGCTGGTGGCTTTGGTTTTCTTTCAGCAGGTATATCTCAAAATACTCACTCAATATGTCTACTCAAACATTCAATTGCTCGCTGGCAGGCTACGACTCTGTAGAAAATCTGGAAAAGGAGATTAATATTGCTCGCAGTCTATTACAGCCAAACGGAGACATACTTCCAATCGGTGTAGGCTTCTTATGTTGGCAATTGGAGAAGCTTCCTGATAAAGCAGAGAAACTTTTGACCGTTGCGCTGGAGAACCGTGTTCAAGCAGTCTGGTTTGCTTTCGGCAACGATATCGGCCGTTGGGTGAATTTTGTGCGAGAGAACGACCCCCGAGCACACACCAAGGACGCTGTCAAAATATTCATTCAAGTCTCAACGGTCCCAGATCTACGTCTGGCGCTCGACACCTGGAAAGCTGACGTGATTGTTGCTCAGGGTACGCATCCTACCCTAACCACAAACCAAAATTATATTTTAATTTCTCTCCAAAAGGTAATGAAGCAGGGGGTCACGGACTGAGTACAAGCCTTACTACCTTGACCTTACTTCCATTATTCGCACAGGTTGTGGCGGAGTCCAATGGACCTCCTTTGCTTGCGGCAGGAGGCCTTGCTACTGGCTCGCAAATAGCCTCTCTACTTACTCTCGGTGCTTCTGGGGTGGTCTTGGGAACTCGCTTTCTCCTCTCTCCAGAAAGCTTGTACACCGATGTACAACGTACGGCGCTTGTTGAAGCCGATTCTTTCAAGTCAGTACGTACCATGGCTTTCGATTACGCTAGAAATACTCTGGGTTGGCCTGAAGGTATCGATGGAAGGGGATTGCGTAACGGTACGAGGCTTTGTCTGTAAACTATTTTCTTTAGTCAGCTAATAGCCTGAATGAAATTTGGCTCCCTAGCTACTGTTGATGACTATGAAAAAGGAGAAGATATGGAGATAATTAGGAAGAAATTCGCGGAGGGCGTGCGAATGAATGATACGAGTAGGTCAGTCGTTTGGGCGGGCTCAGCAGTGGGGTTAATGTCCAAAATAATACCTGCAAGAGTTAGTATCAAATGTTTACCTCTGATTGTTGCTAACTTTCGGGTTGTAGGAAATTTTACTTGAACTACATGAAGAATGTCTGCAATGTCTAAAAAACACCTCTAATCTGATATCGAAGTGACACACTTCGAATATAAATTTTAAGTAACTACTATATAGTAGATTGTTTTGTAATTGTTTCCTTGTTGCTAGAACCAACTATTGAATTATATCTTTGGACACACGGAATTTGTCTTGAATGAAGGCTGTGTTAAAAAGCACACAAAGTCCACAGCATATATAGCATACTTTCTAACAAGCTTCCTCGCTTCCTACCAATCCCAAAACCGGTATACATCATCCGCGATTCTGGTGTGACGCAATAGATAGTACGCCTATTTTCAGCTATTTTCATGTTCGCCACTTGTAGATAAGAGGGCACTATCATGGAGACGGGACCTCCATGGTTTCCAGCCGCAATCTCCAGATTTTGCTTGGATTTGGTAAAGTTCTTTTTGGACTGCTTGGTCCTTGCTATTTCCGCCCCATACTTGGTTGCATCAATCAGCACACCGTTGTCTTGGGCCAAATGCTCTCGAAACTGCGCTGAAGATAAGAATATCTGACGATCTCTAGCTATGAgcattggattggattgatACGACTAAAACAAAGATAtgcaaaaaaacaagaaatacAACTTcattctccttttcctttaaTGTACAATTTCTACAGTGAGGTCGCCCTGGTTGATCGAATCCCCTGTTCAAAATATTCAGAACGCAGATATgcaagagaagaagaaataagaTGTGTACCTTCTTGGACAACAACTCGTTTGACATGTCCCGAAACGGGTGCTGTGACAGCAGATTCCATCTATCGAGCGGAGTCAATAATCTGTTAATTCCTTAAAATATTAGAAGGAAAATCCCACCTTCATGGCGCTGAGAACTACAGACCAAATATATATCAGCTAACGTATTCGTTGAACGAAGCCTTGAAAATCAATGACATACCACAGACAGGATCTCCCTTCTTGATCTCCTGGCCTTCCTTTACCCTGACTTCGACAACAACACCCGACATCGGAGCCCCGACAGATCCTGGGTCACTGGTGGCTTTCTCGCGGGATACTGTTTCAACGGCAGAGTTCTTATCTTCAACGGACACAGCGCGAATCTATTGGTGGAGTCGGTACAATTAACTTGATAGCAAATAGATAGGTTATTGAGATTTACCTCTCCGTTGACTTCGAACCAAACATCACGCTGCGCACGACCTTCAACAACAGGACCGACGGCCATGAGGCGGATGATCAGCGTTTTGCCTTTCTCGATGGAAATGTGCATTTCCTCTCCAACGTCGGGACGACCCAAGAAGTAACGAGTAGGAATCACGCTATCAGAGGAACAGACATCAATGATAGGGTCATGTAAAGTAGAGACAGTCAAAATTGTTTTACCTAAGGTCACCATATTTCTCAATGAAGCCTTGGTATTCCTCGAAGACCTGATAGATTTGTGAGATCCATCCTTGCTTCAGAAACGATTATAACATTAATCCCATTACCTTGGGGTACATAACGTAGGACGTAACATCCGCATCAGTAATGTGCTTGCCAAACTTGCTTCGCAATTCAGCTTTAATTTTCTTGAAGTCCAGGGGCTCCATGGTGGCACCAGGGCGTCCGTCGATTCTGGGCTTGTTCCTAATGATGTGGGAACGAAGTGGCTCTGGGAAGCCTCCCACAGGCTGTCCTAGGTAGCCTTGGAAGAATTCTACAACAGAAGATGGGAAGTCAAGCTGTTCTGCGCGGGCGAGAACATCTTCTTTGGAGAACGAATTGGATGTCATCCATTGGGCAAAGTCTCCGACGACCTTGGATGATGGTGTCACCTAAATTGTAAATTATCAGTTTTGTTTGACAATAGAAACATTCACAAGAATCGTGCCTTGATGATATTTCCACACTATAAAAAATGGATGAACCAGTAAGAGGATGCCTCAGTGCAACTACGTCTTTAACTTACAAGTTCATTGGCCTCAATGTACTTCTGTTTGATGACTGCGAAAAGAACAAGATCAGAAACTTCATGAATTTGATGAGCGAGTCAACCATACCAGTCCACTGAGTACCAAGACCCAATTGAGAAGCTTGGAACTAAGAATTTCACGATAAGCCAAAGAAAGATTAACTTATGTTGCTTCACGGACCATAAGATTAGTGTATTGCCCTCCTGGCATCTCGTGATCGAAAACACTGGAGTCCGATGCACGAACATTGGCTTCGAAGCAGCTGTACAGTAAGCGAACTTGGCTCCAGTAGAGGTTAAGAGCCTGGATATCTTCATAACGGATACCAGTTCCGAGATCAGTTTGCTCCAAGGCCATGCATACAGCACCCATGGAAGGCTGCGATGTCAATCCGGACATGCCTGAAGAGAAGTATAGTTGAGTTACATCACCGAGAGAATTACTAGTCCGGAGTCTTACTATCGATAGCGACGTCAACGAcgtcagcaccagcagcggCGCAAGCGAGCATGCTGGCAGTAGCAATACCAGCAGTGTCATGGGAGTGAACGTGGATGGGAAGATCAGGGTGAGCCTTCCTGATAGCACTGATCAAGCTGTAAACAAGTAATGTTAATATCACACAATAATCAAATCGTCAATAAATCTTACAGTCTGGCAGACTCGGGCTTTAGTAAACCAGCCATATCCTTAACACCGAGAACATGAATGCCCTCCTTTACGAGTTGGTCGACGAAGTCGAGGTAGTATTGAAGAGTGTACTTCTTCTCGTTGGGGCTGGCAACATCGCCGCTGTAGCAAACGACTGCCTCAACAACACCTCCTGCCTTCTTGGCAGCGTCGATACCAAGTTTCATCTATCATCGTGTTAGCGATTTCTGTTTTCGAAATACCTGCCAGTTGACCTACATTTTCTAAGAGAAAATCAGAATGGTGCTGTCATCAATTGTGGAGAGGATCTCACCAAAGTAGTTCAAAGAATCGAAAACACGGAAGATATCAAGACCATTTTCAACAGccttcttggaaaaatcgTAGATGGCATTATCGCTATTGGAGCGTCAGTTTCTGTGTAATATCGGATGCAGATTGAATGCGACTGACGGGTAGCTCGTGTAGCCGACTCCGTTAGCACCACGGACGAGGGCTTGCAATGGAATATTGGGAACCAGTTTACGGAGAGTGCGCTACaataaaaaatgagaaagcGATGTCTAAGAACAGACAAACCGATCTACACACCAGACGCTCCCAAGGATCCTCATACAAGAAGCGCATAGCCACATCGAAAGTAGCTCCACCCCAGCACTCAAGACTGTAAGCGTTAGCCAAAGCGTAACTGGTTTCTTTGGCGATGTTAGCCATATCAGTGGTGCGCAAACGAGTAGCCAAAAGTGACTGGTGTGCATCACGCCATGTGGTGTCCATGATGAGAGTTCCTGGGTATTCACGAACAGCTTTTGCGAAGGCTTCGGGCCCGTGCTCAACGATGATATTCCTCCAGCCAACTTGGCAAGGGAAAGTTGTATCCAGAGGAGGTCCATTGGGATCGTCGCGGTTTTGTAACTTGGGAATAACAATCTCTGTCTTAAGGCCGGGCTCTCCCTAGAGAAAAGTTTAATTCAATTATTGTAAAAAATTCGGACTGTACGAACGGTTTGTCCTTTGATAGAGCTTCCGTTGACTGCAAGGTCTCCAAGGTATGCAAGCAACTTTTGAGCACGGTTCTGGCTCTGAACAAGTTTGAACAGATCAGGTGTGTCATCGATGAACTAAAAACCAGGTGAGAACAACATCGTGCATATATAATGTGAAACCCAGCTTACTGTCGTCCAAGTCTTTCCTCCGATGAAAATGTCGTGAGTAAGGAGACGGAAGAGGAAAGGAATGTTAGTCTGCCAAAAAAGGCTGATTAGACGGCATCTAGACAGTATGGACATTCTTGTACCTTAACACCACGGATACGGAACTCGACGAGGGCGCGGAGCATCTTTCGGCGAGCGACTTCATAAGTGGTTCCGCTGACAGTGCACTTCACCAACAAGCTGTCATAATGGGGCTGTAAAGATGTCAATAGACGCTCGGGCACAATATAGATTGGATCTTGGATCTTACAGTGATTTGTGCTCCGGCAAAACCAGAGCTTGCATCCAAACGCACACCGTTTCCACCAGCACTGCGATAGACTTCAATTTTTCCGGTATCAGGTTGGAAGCCTTGAGCAGCGTCCTCAGTGGTGATACGGCACTGGATGGCGAATCCACGCTTGGTAATAGCGTCTTGTGTCAAACCAAGTTGGGGAAGCGTGGCTCCAGCGGcaatttgaatttgagcGGCGACAATGTCAATCCCGGTAATCTCCTCTGTGAGAAAGAAACGTTAATGTTAAGCGCTCGACACCAATCACGTCATCGTTGACATACCGGTGATGGTATGTTCGACTTGAATACGGGGGTTGATTTCAATGAAGTAATGCCTGCCCATCTGGTCAACCAAAAATTCAGCAGTACCAGCATTCCTGTATCCAACGCTCTTGGCCAGTTTGATTGCATCGGACAAAATGGCCTGTCGGACCTCTTCGGGCAGGTGGGTGGCGGGAGCGACTTCAACGACTTTTTGATGTCTACGTTGAACTGAACAATCACGCTCGAACAGATGGATGGTGTTGCCAGCGGCATCGGCAAGAATTTGCACTTCGATGTGGCGGGGGCGCTCGAGGAAACGCTCGATAAAGACGGTTCCATCTCCAAAAGCAGCCTTTGCCTCACTCACGGCACGCTCAAAGGAAGTCTTGAACTCGGATTGCTCTCTAACAACTCGCATACcgcgtcctcctcctcccatgGCGGCCTTGATGATAACCGGGAACCCATATTCTTCAATGAAGGCCTCACCCTCCTTGTAGGACTCGACAGGGCCTGGGGTACCGGGTACAACGGGAACTCCGACCTTGATAGCTGTAAGCTGGTGATAAGTTATTGTTTAACTCGGAGCGGTAGTGGATATTACCCAGGGTCCTGGCCTTTGTCTTGTCACCCAAGCCATCAATGACTTCGGGAGAAGGACCGACGAAGGCGATTCCGGCTTGCTCGACCTTTCTTGCGAACTCTGCATTTTCAGACAAAAATCCGTATCtaaaaagaataaaaagaaTAAGAAAgtcgaaaaagaaaacgtgAAATTTTTTTACCCAGGATGGATCATATCAACGCCATGCTCAAGAGCGATCCTGATGATGTCGTCCTGAGCAAGGTATGCAGCGACTGGTGTTAAGCCTTTTCCGACTTGATATGCTTCGTCGGACTGTGATAATGGGTTTTAATGGCAAACCGGCGCGTGATTACAAGAATAGACCAACCTTCTGGCGATGAGCTGATAGGCGATCCTCATAGGAATAGATCGCAACGGTGTGCATCGCAAGTTCATGGGCAGTTCTGAAAACTCGAATCGCTATTTCCTAAAAGTTGAATAAGAACACAAACGAGTAAAAATAAGTAAAGGGGCACGCACTCCACGATTAGCGACGAGAATCTTTGTCAAGGGGCCTCCATGGCCGGCGGCTTTCCTCCTCATTGTCTGGATGGAGTGCACCGGAGTGCCCGGTGCACTGGGAGATCCAGCAAAGATAGACGCCAACCTCGGGGGATGCaaggttgaagttgaagatgCCATTGGTGTAGTTGGTGTTCAAGATGGTGAAATTCAAATTGATTGACGAGGACCGAAAGTTGAGGAAAATGTCGGGATCTAAACCGATAGAAAAGCCGATGAGTTAAAACGTTGACCCCAACAGAAATATAGCTCCACCGCACTCACTTCCAGCGATCTGCTGGGTGCAAGCTACTCCGATGTGGGGGGAGGAGAGCAAGATGAAGGAAAGGGGACCAGAGTCTAAAAGGCGTATAAGAGCTTGTAATCTATATCTCTGGCGCCGGATATTTGAGTGGCGGGTTGTAATCATAACAAACTCCGGCATTAAGGTGGGCGATTAGCGGAGCATCCGCACATCTCCACCGTTTAtcattttctcttctctACCCCCCACCAACAAATCCAATATTCTACCCTATTTCAACAGTCCCCCTCATATTCATGTGAAAATTCTAGTGCATGTAATAAATACGGAGCGGCAAAGACTTCGTACATAGGAGAAGGGTAGATACTGTTAATTTCGTACGACTGACGCCCTTCCGTTAGTCCTGCTGCTTGTCTTATGGTTTCCGATTCGTCAAGGGAATAATGCCTGAGGACTGCATCCGATTTTCTGCTTTCTTCTGATTATTTTTGGCCACGGCATACACTAGTCCTGCGAAAAAACCCACTCCCACCGCAGATACTGAGCCAGGTGTAACTGGGTCTCCGAAAAATAGCATCCCTGAGGCAGCCACAGGGAGTTTATTCAGCGCTCCAACCATACTGTAAAATGTATTGATCATCAGACTCGGCTCTGAACAAAAGACGTCGCTGATCATACCTGTACGTCGTACTGCTGGTTACCCTGACACACCAAGCAGTCGTGTATGAAATCCCTACAGCGGCAGCACCGGAGAATGCAATCGCCAAAAGAAGAATATTCCGGGTCTCCGGAGGGCTAATGAAAGGGTTAGCCGGCTTTCCTTGTGGATCAACAGGTAAATATTTTGGCTCACAAATTTCGAGTCAAGTTCGCAGTTCCCCAGTCTTCAACAACAACTGAAAACACGGCCAGTATCGGGATACTCAACAGGTTATTGTAGAACATTGAATCCCAATCGGAGAAGCCCGTCGACTTGATTCTTTTTCGCATAGAAAGGACCTGAGGAGCGCTTATTAGCTGCATGTTCGGCAAAAAGGCTAGGCGAAACTCACGTAGGCTGCGCTCGTTAAACAATTGACAAGCATCCAATAGTATCCAACATTAAGCCCGCGGACAGCGCCTGCAACATCTTGCAAGGAATTCAACCCCACATCGGTGCTTACGATTGGTAGCGATGACTCCGAAATGGCCCCAGTGACATCAGACCACGCTGCAATAACAGACGACACAACCTATACTCGGGATTAGAAACGAGTATTTTCACGTCTTGGTGACTTACCATGAAAATGAACGAAACGAAGGTCAATCCGGTCACACGTCCTCCAAACCAGATGACCTCTCCATAGGCCTGTAGACAGCGGTAAGAATCGTCGCATTTGCTTGTAAAGAGGTAACTTACGATTAGGATAATGGTCAGATTTTTGAATATGGTGTAGACGGGTATGCTCAGATGTTGCTGTATACATTAATATAGGAATTAGCGCAGCCTTAGACGCCAATATTCTAGGACTCACCAAACTCTTTGAACCAGTGTATATCACGCTTACAAGCAAGAAACTGATTGGAAACCAAGCCTTCGCGTCCGCCCAATCAAAAGCTCGAAAGGATATGACTCCGATTTtcttcaccaccaccacacagGCCACACAGACGAGTGATTGAAtacacaacaacaaaaaattcATGGAGAACTGAGCTCCAGACACTACAAACTTTAGCCGACTCATGTCAATCTCTACAGGCTCTAAAAGTCGAATTCAGAGTCTGTCGCACCTTATTGACTACAGTCATTAATATTGAAGCGACACAGTAACATACAATTGGGGGTACTTTTAAAAGTTAGTTTAATCGTTTAGCAAAGGTGATTCAAATTCACTTACTTGGCGATGCATGTGCCTCTACTCCTCCTGTCGCCATTGCTTTCTTGTATTCTGCAGCATCCTGCCGATTCGAGTCTTTGCCTCTCGGATGCGAAGACATTTTCCGTAATATAGGACGTATAACGAGTTATTATTCTGATGGAACGACCACCGGCGTAGAATTAGAGACAGTCGTAAGTTATGAGTGTTTCCAGTTGTGATTAGTAAATGTTGGTCCTGGTCCTCAAAACCTCTTCCCCTAGAAAAccgagaaagaaaagagtgtTGGGGTATGTGGAGGGATATTGGACTCCTTGTAACCACTGTCGATAGAGCTCTAGTAGATTATAGGATTGACACGTCGCGCTTGAAATCCTAGGTTTTTCGTGATGGGCAGATTCAACTGACAGTGACAACAAACGTAGTCGCCAATCATGCATCCCACTTGATGGGATCACGTGCACCGGAAGCTTAGCAGCCGCCACAGT from Psilocybe cubensis strain MGC-MH-2018 chromosome 7, whole genome shotgun sequence encodes:
- a CDS encoding GDP-mannose transporter into the lumen of the Golgi — translated: MSSHPRGKDSNRQDAAEYKKAMATGGVEAHASPIPPIVCYCVASILMTVVNKIDMSRLKFVVSGAQFSMNFLLLCIQSLVCVACVVVVKKIGVISFRAFDWADAKAWFPISFLLVSVIYTGSKSLQHLSIPVYTIFKNLTIILIAYGEVIWFGGRVTGLTFVSFIFMVVSSVIAAWSDVTGAISESSLPIVSTDVGLNSLQDVAGAVRGLNVGYYWMLVNCLTSAAYVLSMRKRIKSTGFSDWDSMFYNNLLSIPILAVFSVVVEDWGTANLTRNFPPETRNILLLAIAFSGAAAVGISYTTAWCVRVTSSTTYSMVGALNKLPVAASGMLFFGDPVTPGSVSAVGVGFFAGLVYAVAKNNQKKAENRMQSSGIIPLTNRKP
- a CDS encoding Nitronate monooxygenase, which produces MTITTPIQTSLTKLLGIKTPIVEAAMAGASGGLLAAQVSLAGGFGFLSAGYDSVENLEKEINIARSLLQPNGDILPIGVGFLCWQLEKLPDKAEKLLTVALENRVQAVWFAFGNDIGRWVNFVRENDPRAHTKDAVKIFIQVSTVPDLRLALDTWKADVIVAQGNEAGGHGLSTSLTTLTLLPLFAQVVAESNGPPLLAAGGLATGSQIASLLTLGASGVVLGTRFLLSPESLYTDVQRTALVEADSFKSVRTMAFDYARNTLGWPEGIDGRGLRNATVDDYEKGEDMEIIRKKFAEGVRMNDTSRSVVWAGSAVGLMSKIIPAREILLELHEECLQCLKNTSNLISK
- a CDS encoding Small nuclear ribonucleoprotein-associated protein B, producing MPPPKSKGGKMLALINWRLKVTINDGRSLVGQMLAFDRHMNLVIADCEEFRRVRPKKKAGEESAPEQEMKRSLGLVILRGETVVSISVEGPPPVVDEDKKNALPVGPGRGMPAGRGMGMMPPMGPPSLARPPMPFAPPGMAGPPPGFRPPGFPPGMPFPPGPPPPGFGGPPPG